Proteins from a genomic interval of Pseudomonas anuradhapurensis:
- a CDS encoding 2-aminoethylphosphonate--pyruvate transaminase, translating into MSITPILLTPGPLTTSMRTRQAMLVDWGSWDRDFNQLTASVCEQLLAIIDGSASHHCVPLQGSGTFAVEAAIGTLVPRDGKVLVLINGAYGQRLAKICQVLGRAFSTFETAEDQPTTAADVERLLAADPAISHVALIHCETSTGILNPLREIAEVVKGHGKRLIIDAMSSFGALPIDAREIPFEALIAASGKCLEGVPGMGFVFAEKAALAAAEGNAHSLAMDLHDQHAYMARTGQWRFTPPTHVVAALHEALQQYHEEGGLPARHRRYADNCKTLLDGMAAIGLRSFLPAEIQAPIIVTFHAPNDARYQFKDFYERVKAKGFILYPGKLTQVETFRVGCIGVVGADGMQAAVNAVAEVLREMEVLHV; encoded by the coding sequence ATGAGCATCACCCCGATTCTGCTGACTCCCGGCCCCCTGACCACATCGATGCGCACCCGCCAAGCCATGCTGGTGGACTGGGGTTCATGGGACCGCGACTTCAACCAGCTGACCGCCAGCGTGTGCGAGCAGCTGCTGGCGATCATCGATGGCAGCGCCAGCCATCACTGTGTCCCCCTGCAGGGCAGCGGCACCTTCGCCGTGGAAGCCGCCATCGGTACCCTGGTGCCACGTGACGGCAAAGTCCTGGTACTGATCAACGGCGCCTATGGCCAGCGCCTGGCGAAGATCTGCCAAGTGCTCGGCCGCGCCTTCAGCACCTTCGAAACCGCAGAAGACCAACCGACCACCGCTGCCGATGTCGAGCGCCTGCTGGCCGCCGACCCGGCCATCAGCCATGTCGCGCTGATTCACTGCGAAACCAGCACCGGTATCCTCAACCCGCTGCGCGAGATCGCCGAGGTGGTCAAAGGCCACGGCAAACGCCTGATCATCGATGCCATGAGCTCGTTCGGCGCACTGCCGATCGATGCCCGCGAAATCCCCTTCGAGGCGCTGATCGCCGCCTCCGGCAAATGCCTGGAAGGCGTACCCGGCATGGGCTTCGTATTTGCCGAAAAAGCCGCCCTGGCCGCCGCCGAAGGCAATGCCCACTCGCTGGCCATGGACCTGCACGACCAGCATGCCTACATGGCCAGGACCGGCCAGTGGCGCTTCACCCCGCCAACCCATGTGGTGGCCGCGTTGCATGAAGCGCTGCAGCAGTACCACGAGGAAGGTGGCCTGCCAGCGCGTCATCGACGCTACGCCGACAACTGCAAGACCCTGCTCGACGGCATGGCCGCGATCGGCCTGCGCAGCTTCCTGCCAGCCGAGATCCAGGCGCCGATCATAGTCACCTTCCATGCGCCGAACGATGCTCGCTATCAGTTCAAGGACTTCTACGAGCGGGTCAAGGCCAAGGGCTTCATCCTTTACCCGGGCAAGCTGACCCAGGTGGAAACCTTCCGCGTCGGCTGCATTGGCGTGGTCGGCGCGGACGGTATGCAAGCCGCCGTGAATGCCGTGGCCGAAGTGCTGCGGGAAATGGAAGTACTGCACGTCTGA
- the phnX gene encoding phosphonoacetaldehyde hydrolase: MNYSNPTRLQAAILDWAGTVVDFGSFAPTQIFVEAFAEFDVQVSIEEARGPMGMGKWDHIRTLCDVPEIAERYRKVFGRTPTDDDVTAIYNRFMPLQIEKIAVHSALIPGALETLTGLRKVGLKIGSCSGYPKVVMDKVVELAAQNGYVADHVVATDETPNGRPWPAQALANVIALGIDDVAACVKVDDTVPGILEGRRAGMWTVALVCSGNALGLTWEGYRALSAEKLESERQRIHTLFAGSRPHYLIDTINELPEVIADINRRLAKGEMPQAS; the protein is encoded by the coding sequence ATGAACTACAGCAACCCTACCCGGCTGCAGGCCGCCATTCTCGACTGGGCCGGTACCGTGGTCGATTTCGGCTCCTTCGCCCCGACCCAGATCTTTGTCGAAGCCTTCGCCGAATTCGATGTGCAGGTTTCCATCGAAGAAGCCCGCGGCCCGATGGGCATGGGCAAGTGGGACCACATCCGCACCCTGTGCGATGTGCCGGAAATCGCCGAGCGCTACCGCAAGGTGTTCGGTCGCACCCCGACCGACGATGATGTCACCGCCATCTACAACCGCTTCATGCCGCTGCAGATCGAGAAGATCGCCGTGCACTCGGCGCTGATCCCCGGCGCCCTGGAGACCCTCACCGGTCTGCGCAAGGTTGGCCTGAAGATCGGCTCGTGCTCGGGCTACCCGAAGGTGGTGATGGACAAGGTGGTGGAGTTGGCCGCGCAGAACGGCTACGTGGCCGACCATGTGGTGGCCACCGACGAAACCCCGAACGGCCGCCCCTGGCCGGCCCAGGCCCTGGCCAACGTGATCGCGCTGGGTATCGACGATGTGGCGGCCTGCGTGAAGGTCGACGACACCGTGCCGGGCATTCTCGAGGGCCGCCGGGCCGGCATGTGGACCGTGGCCCTGGTGTGCTCGGGCAATGCCCTGGGGCTGACCTGGGAAGGCTACCGCGCGCTGAGCGCCGAGAAGCTGGAAAGCGAACGCCAGCGCATCCACACGCTGTTCGCCGGCTCCCGTCCGCATTACCTGATCGACACGATCAACGAATTGCCCGAAGTGATCGCCGATATCAACCGGCGCCTGGCCAAGGGCGAGATGCCGCAGGCATCCTGA
- a CDS encoding DUF411 domain-containing protein yields MLRKHLLTLGLLAVTGLAQAAETIDVYRDPNCGCCKAWISHLRDNGFTVNDHVEPNMSAVKQRLGVAPRLASCHTGVIDGKFVEGHVPAEQVRLLAKRNDLKGLAVPGMPMGSPGMEMGDHKDAYQVIGVTQDGKDTVVANY; encoded by the coding sequence ATGCTGCGCAAACACCTGCTGACCCTGGGCCTGCTGGCCGTGACCGGCCTGGCACAGGCCGCCGAGACCATCGACGTGTACCGCGACCCCAATTGCGGCTGTTGCAAAGCCTGGATCAGCCACCTGCGTGACAACGGCTTCACCGTCAACGACCACGTCGAGCCCAACATGAGCGCGGTCAAGCAACGCCTGGGCGTGGCGCCGCGCCTGGCGTCCTGCCACACCGGGGTGATCGACGGCAAGTTCGTCGAAGGCCACGTGCCGGCCGAGCAGGTACGCCTGCTGGCCAAGCGCAACGACCTCAAGGGCCTGGCCGTGCCGGGCATGCCGATGGGCTCGCCGGGCATGGAAATGGGTGACCACAAGGATGCCTACCAGGTCATCGGCGTGACCCAGGATGGCAAGGACACCGTGGTCGCCAACTACTGA
- a CDS encoding alpha/beta fold hydrolase, with the protein MLRATALALACLAGSPAIAAESPTYGPQLEGFSYPYPLRHFDFQSQGQALQMGYMDVPAQGQANGRSVVLMHGKNFCAATWETTIDALSKAGYRVIAPDQVGFCSASKPAHYQYSFQQLASNTHALLEQLGVKQAVVLGHSTGGMLATRYALMYPQQVQRLALVNPIGLEDWKALGVPYRTVDQWYARELKLDADGVREYERKTYYAGRWKPEYERWVQMLVGLNKGPGHEAVAWNSALIYDMIFTQPVYYEFKDLQMPTLLLIGDQDSTAIGSDIAPPEVKARLGKYAVLGPQVAKLMPKGELITFEGMGHAPQIEEPVRFNRTLVEWLDK; encoded by the coding sequence ATGCTGCGCGCAACCGCCCTGGCCCTGGCCTGCCTTGCCGGCAGCCCGGCCATCGCCGCCGAGTCGCCCACCTACGGCCCCCAGCTCGAAGGCTTCAGCTACCCGTACCCACTCAGGCATTTCGATTTCCAGTCCCAGGGCCAGGCCCTGCAGATGGGATACATGGACGTGCCTGCCCAAGGCCAGGCCAACGGCCGCAGCGTGGTGCTGATGCACGGCAAGAACTTCTGCGCCGCCACATGGGAAACCACCATCGACGCCCTGAGCAAGGCCGGCTACCGGGTTATCGCCCCCGACCAGGTCGGCTTCTGCAGCGCCAGCAAGCCGGCGCATTACCAGTACAGCTTCCAGCAACTGGCGAGCAACACCCATGCCCTGCTCGAACAGTTGGGCGTGAAGCAGGCCGTGGTGCTTGGCCATTCCACCGGCGGCATGCTCGCCACCCGCTACGCGCTGATGTACCCGCAACAGGTGCAACGCCTGGCGCTGGTCAACCCTATCGGCCTGGAAGACTGGAAAGCGCTGGGCGTGCCCTACCGCACGGTTGACCAGTGGTATGCCCGTGAGCTCAAGCTGGATGCCGACGGCGTGCGCGAATATGAGCGCAAGACCTACTACGCCGGGCGCTGGAAGCCGGAGTACGAGCGCTGGGTACAGATGCTGGTCGGCCTCAACAAGGGGCCGGGACATGAAGCGGTGGCGTGGAACTCGGCACTGATCTACGACATGATCTTCACCCAGCCGGTGTATTACGAGTTCAAGGACCTGCAGATGCCGACCCTGCTGCTGATCGGCGACCAGGACAGCACGGCCATCGGCAGTGATATCGCGCCGCCGGAAGTGAAGGCCAGGCTGGGCAAGTACGCCGTGCTGGGGCCGCAGGTGGCCAAGCTGATGCCCAAGGGCGAGCTGATCACCTTCGAAGGCATGGGCCATGCGCCGCAGATCGAAGAGCCGGTGCGGTTCAACCGGACGCTGGTCGAGTGGCTGGACAAATGA
- a CDS encoding AraC family transcriptional regulator produces the protein MSEKDTISMQLVREALLQTCPAGEPDSGLLARAGIAVEQLHLPEARVSAEAYARLWRLLTRRCNDEFFAMDPRGLRSGSLAFMCRASMAQPTLGAGLETALAFLSLMLEDLQPSLVRQQSLAEIVINEPRDAPRRAFTYFTFWMIVHGLACWLAGRRIPILAIDLRCSEPPFCDDYRVMFSENLQFQRPRTRMIIAADSLDLPIRRTPEELQRFLAEAPGNILVKYRDPASFARRLRHDLLHQAPGQWPDGDSLARQLCLSPSTLRRRLAEEGQTYQGLKDSVRRELAIAWLSGEEAGLGEIAERLGFADNSSFYKAFRKWFGCNPGHYRALIQARAPGR, from the coding sequence ATGAGCGAAAAAGACACCATTTCCATGCAACTGGTGCGTGAAGCACTGCTGCAGACCTGCCCCGCTGGCGAGCCCGACAGCGGCCTGCTGGCCAGGGCCGGCATCGCCGTGGAGCAATTGCACCTGCCAGAAGCCCGCGTCAGCGCCGAAGCCTATGCCCGGCTCTGGCGCTTGCTGACGCGGCGCTGCAACGACGAATTCTTCGCCATGGACCCACGTGGCCTGCGTAGCGGCAGCCTGGCCTTCATGTGCCGGGCCAGCATGGCCCAGCCGACACTGGGTGCTGGCCTGGAAACGGCGCTGGCGTTCCTCTCGCTGATGCTCGAAGACCTGCAGCCCAGCCTGGTGCGCCAGCAGAGCCTGGCCGAGATCGTCATCAACGAACCGCGTGACGCGCCGCGCCGGGCCTTCACCTATTTCACCTTCTGGATGATCGTGCATGGCCTGGCCTGCTGGCTGGCCGGGCGGCGCATTCCGATCCTAGCCATCGACCTGCGCTGCAGCGAGCCGCCCTTTTGTGATGATTACCGGGTGATGTTCTCGGAAAACCTGCAGTTCCAGCGCCCGCGCACGCGCATGATCATTGCCGCTGACAGTCTTGACCTGCCGATCAGGCGCACGCCCGAGGAGCTGCAACGCTTTCTCGCCGAGGCCCCGGGCAACATTCTGGTCAAGTACCGCGACCCGGCCAGCTTCGCTCGGCGTCTGCGTCATGACTTGCTGCACCAGGCGCCCGGGCAGTGGCCCGATGGCGACAGCCTGGCCCGGCAACTGTGCCTGTCGCCGTCGACGCTGCGCCGGCGCCTTGCCGAAGAGGGGCAGACCTACCAGGGGCTCAAGGACAGTGTGCGGCGGGAGCTGGCAATTGCCTGGCTGAGCGGAGAGGAGGCTGGGCTGGGCGAGATTGCCGAGCGTCTGGGTTTTGCAGACAACAGTTCGTTCTACAAGGCATTTCGCAAGTGGTTCGGCTGCAACCCCGGGCATTACCGCGCACTGATCCAGGCCCGCGCCCCGGGGCGCTGA
- the yegQ gene encoding tRNA 5-hydroxyuridine modification protein YegQ: protein MNPTAKPELLAPAGTLKTMRYAFAYGADAVYAGQPRYSLRVRNNEFDHANLALGIQEAHALGKRFYVVVNIAPHNAKLKTFLKDLAPVIEMAPDALIMSDPGLIMLVRQHFPQMPVHLSVQANTVNWASVQFWQQLGLSRVILSRELSLEEIEEIRQQVPDMELEVFVHGALCMAYSGRCLLSGYLNKRDANQGTCTNACRWKYDATPATENATGDIVREVQPTLGLGAPTDQLFLLRESNRPGSEMPAFEDEHGTYIMNAKDLRAIQHVARLTGIGVHSLKIEGRTKSHFYCARAVQAYRQAINDAVAGRPFDRALMDNLESLAQRGYTEGFLRRHVHDEYQNYQRGNSVSERQQFVGELTGARVDGLAEVRVKNRFAVGDHLELMTPRGNYHFDLHRLCDRQQQPIEVAPGDGHVVYLPIPEQVALGYALLMRDLGSDEVAS from the coding sequence ATGAACCCTACCGCCAAGCCCGAACTGCTGGCCCCCGCCGGCACCCTCAAGACCATGCGCTATGCCTTTGCCTATGGCGCCGACGCGGTCTACGCCGGCCAGCCGCGCTACAGCTTGCGGGTGCGCAACAACGAGTTCGACCATGCCAACCTGGCACTGGGCATCCAGGAAGCGCACGCCCTGGGCAAGCGCTTCTACGTGGTGGTCAACATCGCCCCACACAATGCCAAGCTGAAGACTTTCCTCAAGGACCTGGCGCCGGTGATCGAGATGGCGCCGGACGCGCTGATCATGTCCGACCCGGGCCTGATCATGCTGGTGCGCCAGCATTTCCCGCAAATGCCGGTGCACCTGTCGGTGCAGGCCAATACGGTCAACTGGGCCAGCGTGCAGTTCTGGCAGCAGCTGGGCCTGAGCCGGGTAATCCTGTCGCGCGAGCTGTCGCTCGAAGAAATCGAGGAAATCCGCCAGCAAGTGCCGGACATGGAGCTGGAGGTGTTCGTCCATGGCGCCCTGTGCATGGCTTATTCCGGGCGTTGCCTGCTGTCGGGCTACCTCAACAAGCGCGATGCCAACCAGGGCACCTGCACCAACGCCTGCCGCTGGAAGTACGACGCCACGCCCGCCACCGAGAATGCGACCGGCGACATCGTGCGCGAAGTACAACCGACCCTGGGCCTGGGTGCACCGACCGACCAGCTGTTCCTGCTCCGGGAGAGCAACCGCCCCGGCAGCGAAATGCCTGCGTTCGAGGACGAACACGGCACCTACATCATGAATGCCAAGGACCTGCGCGCCATCCAGCATGTTGCTCGCCTGACCGGCATAGGGGTGCACTCGCTGAAGATCGAGGGTCGTACCAAGTCGCACTTCTACTGCGCGCGCGCCGTACAGGCATACCGCCAGGCTATCAACGACGCGGTGGCCGGGCGGCCGTTCGACCGCGCACTGATGGACAACCTCGAGTCGTTGGCACAACGTGGCTACACCGAGGGCTTCCTGCGCCGCCATGTGCACGACGAATACCAGAACTACCAGCGCGGCAACTCGGTATCCGAGCGCCAGCAGTTCGTGGGCGAGCTGACCGGGGCGCGTGTCGACGGCCTGGCCGAAGTCCGGGTGAAAAACCGCTTCGCGGTGGGCGACCACCTGGAGCTGATGACGCCGCGCGGCAACTACCACTTCGACCTGCACCGCTTGTGCGACCGACAGCAGCAGCCGATCGAGGTGGCGCCAGGTGACGGCCATGTGGTGTACCTGCCGATTCCCGAGCAGGTGGCCCTCGGCTACGCCCTGCTGATGCGCGACCTCGGCAGTGACGAGGTGGCCAGCTGA
- a CDS encoding AI-2E family transporter, with protein MNETALQNRALAVLLALVTIAFVWILLPYYGAVFWAVILGILFAPLQRHLLMRFGRRRNLAAATTLLVCLLVAVLPVIITSALLVQEGAVLYQRIESGQLDIAGYVERGKDMLPTFAQRGLDSMGMGNLDGLRDKISKWATQGSQVLASRAFSFGQGTFEFVVSFGVMMYLLFFFLREGAEVARRVRLAVPLPEQQKRRLQLKFNRVVRATVKGNVLVAITQGALGGFIFWVLDIPSALVWAVLMAFLSLLPAVGAGIVWAPVAAYFLLTGAILPGVILTAFGVLVIGLVDNLLRPILVGKDTRMPDYLILVSTLGGLAVFGLNGFVIGPLIAALFVSSWAIFAATKPQVQLPE; from the coding sequence ATGAACGAAACCGCTTTACAGAACCGAGCCCTGGCAGTGCTCCTGGCGCTGGTGACCATTGCCTTCGTGTGGATCCTGCTGCCTTACTATGGCGCGGTGTTCTGGGCGGTAATACTCGGCATCCTGTTCGCCCCGTTGCAGCGCCACCTGTTGATGCGCTTCGGGCGTCGACGCAACCTGGCTGCGGCCACGACCCTGCTGGTTTGCCTGCTGGTGGCGGTGCTGCCGGTCATCATCACCAGTGCCCTGCTGGTACAGGAGGGCGCCGTGCTGTACCAGCGCATCGAGAGCGGGCAACTGGATATCGCCGGCTATGTCGAGCGCGGCAAGGACATGCTGCCGACCTTCGCCCAGCGCGGCCTGGACAGCATGGGCATGGGTAACCTGGACGGGCTGCGCGACAAGATCAGCAAGTGGGCGACCCAGGGTAGCCAGGTGCTGGCCAGCCGGGCGTTCAGCTTTGGCCAGGGCACGTTCGAGTTCGTGGTCAGCTTTGGCGTCATGATGTACCTGTTGTTCTTCTTCCTGCGCGAAGGCGCGGAGGTCGCTCGCCGGGTACGGCTGGCGGTACCACTGCCCGAGCAGCAGAAGCGCCGCCTGCAGTTGAAGTTCAACCGCGTGGTGCGGGCGACGGTGAAAGGCAATGTGCTGGTGGCCATTACCCAGGGGGCGCTGGGTGGTTTCATTTTCTGGGTGCTGGATATTCCCAGTGCGCTGGTGTGGGCGGTGCTGATGGCGTTTCTGTCACTGCTGCCGGCAGTGGGCGCGGGCATCGTGTGGGCGCCGGTGGCGGCGTATTTCCTGCTGACCGGGGCGATACTGCCGGGGGTGATCCTGACTGCGTTCGGGGTATTGGTGATCGGCCTGGTGGACAACCTGCTGCGACCGATCCTGGTGGGCAAGGATACGCGCATGCCGGATTACCTGATCCTGGTGTCGACCCTGGGCGGGCTGGCCGTGTTCGGCCTCAACGGTTTTGTCATCGGGCCGTTGATCGCGGCGCTGTTCGTGTCGAGCTGGGCGATCTTCGCCGCGACCAAGCCACAGGTGCAATTGCCGGAGTAG
- a CDS encoding LysR substrate-binding domain-containing protein, whose translation MNLFQLRAFDAVAREGSFTRAAARLFISQPAVTGHVKALEEHYQVTLLRRTARRVELTEEGTRLAAITRAMFSLAEEAQVMLEANRQLLTGRLEVAADGPHRVMPMLALLRERYPGITVNLRLGNAQETLAALLGEHADVAVLTEIGPRKGLYLQNLCESRLCALLPAGHAWACGEGDLPLAALHQQIMVLREPNSTTRRTFDKACSQAAVQPRVLLELDSREAVTEAVACELGIGVVSSTEVANDPRVVARPLAGRGLVNQHLVGCLERRRELRLIQAFLGLVAGL comes from the coding sequence ATGAACCTGTTCCAGTTGCGCGCGTTCGATGCGGTCGCCCGTGAGGGCAGTTTTACCCGTGCTGCGGCGCGCCTGTTCATCAGCCAGCCGGCGGTGACCGGGCACGTGAAAGCACTGGAGGAGCACTACCAGGTCACCTTGCTGCGGCGTACTGCGCGGCGGGTGGAGTTGACCGAAGAGGGCACCCGCCTGGCGGCTATCACCCGCGCCATGTTCAGCCTGGCCGAAGAGGCGCAGGTCATGCTCGAGGCCAACCGCCAGCTGCTGACCGGGCGCCTGGAAGTGGCGGCCGACGGCCCGCACCGGGTCATGCCGATGTTGGCACTGTTGCGCGAGCGCTACCCGGGTATTACGGTCAACCTGCGTCTGGGCAACGCCCAGGAAACCCTCGCAGCACTGCTTGGCGAGCACGCCGATGTGGCGGTGCTGACCGAGATCGGGCCGCGCAAGGGCCTGTACCTGCAGAACCTGTGCGAGTCGCGGCTGTGTGCCTTGCTGCCGGCCGGGCATGCCTGGGCCTGCGGCGAGGGTGACCTGCCGCTGGCGGCGCTGCATCAGCAGATCATGGTGCTGCGCGAGCCGAATTCCACCACTCGGCGTACCTTCGACAAGGCGTGCAGCCAGGCGGCTGTGCAGCCTCGGGTATTGCTGGAGCTGGACAGCCGCGAAGCGGTGACCGAGGCCGTGGCCTGCGAACTGGGTATCGGCGTGGTGTCGTCGACCGAGGTGGCCAATGACCCACGGGTAGTGGCACGGCCCCTGGCCGGTCGCGGGCTGGTCAACCAGCACTTGGTCGGTTGCCTGGAGCGCCGCCGTGAGTTGCGCCTGATCCAGGCCTTCCTCGGCCTGGTTGCGGGGCTGTGA